Below is a window of Ciceribacter thiooxidans DNA.
TGTGCTGTATCAGAACAGCGAGAGACAGTGGGGAAGTTCCCACCTTGACAGACGCTAACTGATCAACCTGAGCCGGAAAGCCTCTGCGACGGCATGTGCTCGATTCACAGCACCGAGTTTCATACGGATATTGTGCACGTGCTTGGCGATTGCCTTGTCGGAGACGCCAAAAATGACACCAATTTCCCAATCAGTTTTACCCGCGGCGACCCAGGCCAAGGTCTCTCTCTCGCGCGCGGTCAGGCGCACCCTTGCCCGGACTTCATTGTTCTTGAGTTCGACTGCTCTACCGAAGGCAAAACTTGCGATGAGCGTCATCACACCTTTTGCCTCCGGGGCGTCATCGATGTACGCGCCGGCGAATGAAAACCCGACATGGCGGCCGTCCAAAGACAACAATGGCACGGTACAGCCGTTGCGCAATGCAAAGTCCGCGGCGCTAGCCATGACGTAACGCTCGTTTGTGCTGAGATCTGGTTGAGCGGGTAGCTCGGACCAGGTGAATGTCGGCTGCGCGCGAAGAACTCGTCGGATCGTAGGATCTTGGAACAGCAACCCCCTGTGAAAATAGATTGTCGCCCAATCCTCCGGCCAATCGGCCAAGAGGACATGACGCAATTGCTCGCCCGGTAACGTTCCCGGTTTCGGGATGAAGCCCGCCAGAATTTTCTCAATCCCAAACGTCGCTGTCGCCCGCTTCACTGCTGTCGTCAGATCTGCGTGGTTATTAATGCTTCGCACATCAGACAAAAATGAAAGCGTCCGCTCAAGGCCTATGGAAAGCTCATTCGTCGCCATGCAAACACGTATAACGTGCCTGCGAATTCCCATCTATAGGAGCGGCTCCAAGAATGAGATCCCGGTTA
It encodes the following:
- a CDS encoding helix-turn-helix transcriptional regulator; its protein translation is MATNELSIGLERTLSFLSDVRSINNHADLTTAVKRATATFGIEKILAGFIPKPGTLPGEQLRHVLLADWPEDWATIYFHRGLLFQDPTIRRVLRAQPTFTWSELPAQPDLSTNERYVMASAADFALRNGCTVPLLSLDGRHVGFSFAGAYIDDAPEAKGVMTLIASFAFGRAVELKNNEVRARVRLTARERETLAWVAAGKTDWEIGVIFGVSDKAIAKHVHNIRMKLGAVNRAHAVAEAFRLRLIS